CCCTAGGGACCGCCGCTTTTTGAGACTAGATTAGAAAAGGTTTAAACAGGCGTAACGTTCGAAGCCTGGGGACCCTTCTGTCCGTTCTCGATGGTGAAGGTCACAGCCTGACCCTCATCAAGGGTCTTGAAGCCGTCGACGTTGATGGCGCTAAAATGGACGAAGTAATCCTTTCCGTCCTCACCGGTGATAAACCCAT
The Dethiosulfovibrio faecalis genome window above contains:
- a CDS encoding cold-shock protein, which translates into the protein MTQGTVKWFNGTKGYGFITGEDGKDYFVHFSAINVDGFKTLDEGQAVTFTIENGQKGPQASNVTPV